From the Jilunia laotingensis genome, the window CTGTCACGCCAGCCTCTGTTTTGTTGGAGACGATGACGACTTCCTCCAGTTGATTATTGTCTCTCATGCGGATGTTGATCAAGGTGTCCTTTTCCAATGCGATGTTGTACCGCTGTGTCTCATATCCCAGGTAAGAGAAAGCCAGTTCGGTTTCTCCTTCAGGTAACGTGAGGCTGTAAAAACCGTACGGATTAGTCGTAGTTCCCTGTCGTTGCCGGCTTTCGAGGATGTTTGCGCCAATCAGTGTTTCGGAAGATGCCTCGTCTGTCACATACCCGCTGATGGTGAATTTGCGGCTGGCAGGTTTCTGCTTCTTCTTCTGAAGGAGGATATGTTTCCCGGAGATCTGGTAACTGACCGGCTCGTTGGCGAAGGCCAGGTTGAGTATCTCTTTTAATGTCTTTTGTTCCACGTTGAGTGTGATGCGACGGTTGATTTTTACCTCTTCGCCATAAATGAAGGAGAATCCAGTGGAGTTCTCCAAGCGTTTGACAAACTCTTCGAGGGTAGCGTTGCGTATGCTGAACGAGAGTCTCGCTTCCGCTTTTTGTGCGTGCGCTGTTTGTAGGGCAAGGAGGAGTCCCCACATCAGAATCAGTGTTCTGATGTGCAGACCGGTTATATAGTGTTTAGTCATTGTGAATCTTTAGTTATGATAATCTTGTTTTTACTGATGGGTCTGAAGGTGAAACCTCTTCCTGTTTGCAGTAAGCTTAGGATGTCTTCCAATGTCTCTTCCTGGTCGAAGCGTGCTGTGAGATGATAATCGCGGAGTGCCGCGTCATCTATATCGATTTCCACCCCGAATGAGTTGCTCAATTCCCGTGCAATCTCTTCCAAGGGAAGCTTGTTGAAAATGAACGCGCCTTTTTGCCAGGCAATCTCTTCCGAGGCATTTTCTACTGTTTTCAGTGTGAGGTCTTTCTCCACCTTATTATATATGGCACTTTCGTTGGGTCGGAGTACGAGACGCTCCGATCCCCCGTCAATGCTTACAGCTACGGAACCTTCGAAAAGGGTTGTTTTTATATCCGGGTTGTTTGTATAAGCTTCGATGTTGAAGTGGGTGCCCAGCACTTGGACGTTCACTTCTCCGGCTTCTACAACGAACGGATGTTTTTTGTCCTTGCTTACTTCGAAATATCCTTCCCCACCAAGAACTACTTTCCGGTAGGTGCCGCGGAAACGTTTCGGGTAGGTGAGGGAAGAGAAATGGTTCAGTGTAACCTGTGTCCCGTCCGGCAGTTCTATGGTTCGGCAGTCGGCAAGTGTGCTGACAGTCTGCACGCCCACCGGAAGCACGTATTCATAAGCCGCCCAACTCATCACGCAGAGCAATGCGATGGCTGCCGCTGCTGCTATTGTCCGGAAGGTCCGGATTCTGAACAGGTGAGTCTTCCGGACGGGCAAGCGCCGTTCCAGCAATTTATAGCTTTCTTTTGCCGAAAACCGTCCTTTGGGCGAACGGGTAGAGGCTACGAGTCTTTCGAGTATTTTCTCAGCTTCCGTTTCTGTATATTTCATTGTTCTTAGTTTATTTGGGTGTCAGTTGGATGGCCAACTGCGATTTTTCTCCTCCTTTCCACTGCGGAGTACAGGTCAACCGGATAAACATCCCGCTCACTACATTCCTAGGATAGATCTTGATCGTAGTGCTTGCTTCCTTTTTTCCGGCCTTTATGATCATTTTTGTTTCTGTCAGTTTAAAGGCATCCTCCAATATGGGGGACTTGTTAATACTCAATTTTATTTCTCTGTCTTCATCCTTCTTTTTGACGGCCATTATTTTTACCGTCATTGTTTCTTCACTTGCATTCTTGTCGTAGACATGTGTTTCCGTGGAATGCTTGAAGCCTACGTAATCTTTAGGATATTTATCCTTTTCGCTGTCGCAGGCAATGAACAGCAGGCCAGCCAGTAA encodes:
- a CDS encoding FecR family protein — its product is MKYTETEAEKILERLVASTRSPKGRFSAKESYKLLERRLPVRKTHLFRIRTFRTIAAAAAIALLCVMSWAAYEYVLPVGVQTVSTLADCRTIELPDGTQVTLNHFSSLTYPKRFRGTYRKVVLGGEGYFEVSKDKKHPFVVEAGEVNVQVLGTHFNIEAYTNNPDIKTTLFEGSVAVSIDGGSERLVLRPNESAIYNKVEKDLTLKTVENASEEIAWQKGAFIFNKLPLEEIARELSNSFGVEIDIDDAALRDYHLTARFDQEETLEDILSLLQTGRGFTFRPISKNKIIITKDSQ